The Mangifera indica cultivar Alphonso chromosome 8, CATAS_Mindica_2.1, whole genome shotgun sequence genome has a window encoding:
- the LOC123223164 gene encoding aluminum-activated malate transporter 10-like: protein MGKELLGKLEWRVNVPDGTSDRLEPEFGPVLKVWLGLKSLLEGFIRKIWKFFKKAWDIGVAEPKKVIHGVKVGLCISIVSLFYYMRPLYEGVAGSRTMWAIMTVVVVFESTIGSTLYKCINRVTATFLAGSLGVGVHWVASHSGENLEHVILGISVFLLASAATFSRFIPSIKARFDYGAMIFVLTFSLISVSYREKKLLEFACQRLSTIVIGTSLCIFISMLFCPIWAGTELHQLICRNFEKLAYSLDEIVTEYFKDEKTLKASDENCNKRILGYKCVLNSKATEESMANLARWEPAHGRFNFRHPWKQYLKTGASMRDCAYCIETLYSCVNSEIRAPPHLKKHLKNMCMRLRSTSSIVLEELGITMKTMTKSATIDILVAEMNFAVQELKSALNSLPDHVLTSQSSTLDASEDVEKIATTPFTEILPLTTLVYLLIENATKIERIVKAVDELAALAEFKPVADKKTIYRQSMVKLTPASNQDV, encoded by the exons ATGGGAAAGGAATTGCTTGGCAAACTGGAATGGAGGGTAAATGTACCTGATGGAACTTCAGATAGATTAGAGCCAGAATTTGGGCCTGTCCTTAAAGTCTGGTTGGGGTTGAAAAGTCTGTTGGAAGGATTTATCAGGAAAATTTGGAAGTTTTTTAAGAAGGCTTGGGATATAGGAGTTGCTGAGCCAAAGAAAGTCATCCATGGCGTTAAAGTAGGACTGTGTATTTCGATTGTTTCACTGTTTTATTATATGAGGCCTTTGTATGAAGGTGTGGCCGGAAGCCGTACTATGTGGGCAATTATGACCGTAGTGGTAGTTTTTGAATCCACTATAG GTTCAACATTATATAAATGCATTAATAGAGTAACAGCGACCTTTCTTGCTGGATCGCTTGGTGTCGGTGTTCACTGGGTTGCTAGTCATTCCGGAGAAAACTTGGAGCATGTAATTCTTGGAATCTCAGTTTTTCTTTTAG CTTCAGCTGCAACCTTCTCTAGATTTATTCCATCCATTAAAGCCAGATTTGACTACGGTGCCATGATCTTCGTCCTTACCTTCAGCTTGATATCAGTTTCTTACAGAGAGAAGAAATTACTTGAATTTGCTTGCCAAAGACTATCTACAATAGTCATTGGAACCTCCCTGTGCATTTTTATAAGCATGCTTTTCTGTCCCATTTGGGCAGGAACTGAGCTTCACCAACTTATTTGTCGAAACTTCGAAAAACTAGCTTATTCCTTGGATG AGATTGTAACCGAGTActtcaaagatgaaaaaactTTGAAAGCCAGCGACGAAAATTGTAACAAGAGAATACTAGGCTATAAATGTGTGCTTAATTCCAAGGCAACAGAAGAATCAATG GCCAATCTTGCAAGATGGGAACCAGCGCATGGCCGTTTCAACTTCAGACATCCATGGAAACAGTACCTTAAGACTGGGGCTTCCATGCGTGACTGTGCTTATTGTATTGAGACCCTTTATAGTTGTGTGAATTCTGAAATCCGG GCACCTCCACACCTGAagaaacatttgaaaaatatgtgTATGAGGTTGCGTAGCACTTCCTCCATTGTCTTGGAAGAATTAGGGATTACAATGAAAACAATGACAAAATCAGCTACAATTGATATCTTGGTTGCGGAGATGAATTTTGCAGTACAAGAACTAAAAAGTGCCTTGAATTCTCTTCCTGACCACGTTTTAACTTCTCAGTCGTCGACACTGGATGCATCGGAAGATGTCGAAAAAATTGCAACAACACCATTCACGGAGATCCTTCCGTTGACCACTTTAGTGTATTTGTTGATTGAAAATGcaacaaaaatagaaagaattgTTAAAGCAGTTGATGAATTGGCTGCCCTTGCAGAATTCAAGCCTGTTGCTGACAAGAAAACCATATATAGGCAATCCATGGTGAAGCTCACTCCGGCCAGTAACCAAGATGTGTAA
- the LOC123224470 gene encoding ORM1-like protein 3, whose translation MMVNLYVKATPPADLNRNTEWFMYPGVWTTYILILFFSWLIVLSVFGCSPGTAWTIVNLVHFLVTYHFFHWKKGTPFADDQGMYNGLTWWEQMDSGKQLTRNRKFLTVVPVVLYLIASHTTDYQHPMLFFNTVAVTVLVIAKFPNMHKVRIFGINADK comes from the exons atGATGGTGAATCTGTATGTCAAGGCGACGCCACCGGCGGATCTGAATAGGAACACTGAGTGGTTCATGTATCCAGGTGTGTGGACCACCTATATACTCATACTTTTCTTCTCCTGGCTGATCGTTCTCTCTGTTTTTGGTTGCTCTCCCGGCACGGCGTGGACCATAGTCAACCTCGTTCATTTTCTC GTCACTTATCACTTTTTTCACTGGAAAAAGGGAACTCCCTTTGCTGACGATCAAGGGATGTACAATGGTTTGACTTGGTGGGAGCAGATGGACAGTGGAAAGCAGCTTACTCGCAATAGAAAGTTCCTTACTGTTGTACCCGTAGTGCT GTACTTGATAGCATCACACACAACTGACTACCAACATCCCATGCTCTTTTTCAACACTGTTGCAGTGACTGTGCTTGTTATTGCCAAGTTCCCTAATATGCACAAGGTCCGGATTTTCGGAATCAATGCAGACAAGTGA
- the LOC123222803 gene encoding uncharacterized protein LOC123222803, whose protein sequence is MMGSLSEEDDQFFDTREDMSTMSDSGSNSPEHMDSDLGVDNILPIGFGYEIWIKNPSSIQERRDKLLKWMGICADQTGRENSGNGITSCNVVEVEIDRHAKKSDAVLGSSSFDDGLSWSLSSMSCWSGDDRELFGGATEENFVCQIRNLDDGSEFIVDEIGQDGMLGSLREAGSNRLITVEEFERNLGLSPLVQQVMQKDVEDVENLGAARKQVMKGWWRRLGSVACIVDGSMIANDSHSISRARTQKVRVRSHRKRSKELSALYIGQDIQAHQGSILTMKFSSNGQFLASGGEDGIVRVWQVVESERSGNFDAADCDASCVYFTMNNLSEFVPVCTDKESEGKLKGVRKTSNSACAIFPQKVFQILERPIHEFLGHCGEVLDLSWSRNKYLLSSSVDKTVRLWQVGCDQCLEVFFHNNYVSCVQFNPVDDNYFISGSIDGKVRLWAIPGCQVVDWTDITEIVTAICFRPDGMGVVVGSMSDTCRFYDASDDCLQLYAQVCLQSKKKSPLKRITSMQFSPGDSTKMMVTSADSQVRILHRIDTICQFRGLQNTGSQISASFTSDGKHAISASDDSNVYMWNYDSHDRPVPQTKKNWSCEHFFSNNVSVAIPWCGITCGNNIFSSLSGASAFFGVPDNLWECSEKRPPQSELGESSQCKLPLSSHEHFPLNHRKQFSKSLPKGSATWPEEKLVLPSSMIVSSAMGKSQYKFLKTSLQSTHGFPHAWGLVITTAGWDGRIRSFQNYGLPIFL, encoded by the exons ATGATGGGGAGCTTGAGTGAAGAAGATGATCAATTTTTTGACACCCGTGAGGACATGTCCACTATGTCTGATTCGGGCTCCAATAGTCCAGAACATATGGATTCTGACCTTGGAGTCGATAACATCTTGCCCATTGGTTTTGGATATGAAATTTGGATTAAGAATCCAAGTAGCATTCAAGAACGGCGtgataaattactaaaatggATGGGTATATGTGCAGATCAAACGGGTAGGGAAAATTCTGGAAATGGTATTACTTCTTGTAACGTAGTTGAAGTGGAGATTGATAGACACGCTAAAAAAAGTGACGCAGTACTTGGATCATCCAGTTTTGATGATGGGTTGTCATGGAGTCTGTCTTCAATGTCATGCTGGTCAGGTGATGACAGGGAATTGTTCGGTGGGGCAACAGAAGAGAATTTCGTATGTCAAATTAGGAATTTGGATGACGGGAGTGAATTCATTGTGGATGAAATTGGGCAGGATGGTATGCTTGGGAGTCTTCGTGAAGCAGGTTCAAATCGATTAATTACTGTGGAGGAGTTTGAAAGGAATCTTGGTTTATCCCCCTTAGTTCAGCAAGTAATGCAGAAGGATGTTGAAGATGTGGAGAACCTGGGAGCAGCAAGAAAGCAGGTAATGAAGGGGTGGTGGAGGCGACTAGGTTCTGTAGCCTGCATTGTGGATGGAAGTATGATAGCAAATGATTCCCATTCAATTTCCAGGGCAAGGACTCAAAAAGTTAGGGTTCGATCTCACAGGAAGCGATCAAAGGAATTATCAGCTCTTTACATTGGACAAGATATACAGGCCCATCAGGGTTCAAtcttaacaatgaaatttagtTCCAACGGTCAATTCCTAGCAAGTGGTGGTGAAGATGGCATAGTTCGTGTGTGGCAAGTGGTGGAGTCAGAGAGATCAGGGAATTTTGACGCTGCTGATTGCGATGCTTCATGTGTGTACTTCACCATGAATAACCTTTCTGAATTTGTTCCTGTTTGCACGGATAAAGAGAGTGAGGGTAAATTGAAGGGTGTAAGGAAAACATCAAACTCGGCTTGTGCCATTTTTCCTCAGaaagtttttcaaatattgGAGAGACCGATCCATGAGTTCCTTGGACATTGTGGTGAGGTCCTAGATCTCTCATGGTCAAGGAATAAG TATCTCTTATCATCCTCTGTTGATAAAACTGTTCGCTTGTGGCAAGTGGGATGTGACCAGTGTCTCGAAGTATTTTTCCACAATAATTATG TCTCATGTGTTCAGTTTAATCCTGTGGATGATAATTACTTCATTAGCGGTTCCATAGATGGGAAAGTACGTCTATGGGCAATTCCTGGTTGCCAGGTTGTTGATTGGACTGACATCACTGAAATAGTCACAGCTATTTGTTTTCGTCCTGATGGGATG GGTGTAGTTGTTGGCTCCATGAGTGACACCTGTCGATTTTATGATGCGTCAG ATGATTGCCTACAACTTTATGCTCAGGTATGCTTACAAAGTAAGAAAAAGTCTCCACTAAAGAGGATAACTAGCATGCAG TTTTCTCCTGGCGACTCAACTAAAATGATGGTCACTTCCGCTGATTCACAAGTCCGAATTCTTCATAGAATAGATACGATCTGCCAGTTCAGAG gccTGCAGAACACTGGGAGTCAGATATCAGCATCATTCACCTCAGATGGGAAGCATGCTATCTCAGCAAGTGATGACTCTAATGTCTATATGTGGAATTATGATAGTCATGATAGGCCTGTGCCCCAAACTAAGAAAAATTGGTCATGTGAGCATTTTTTCTCAAATAATGTGTCTGTTGCCATTCCCTGGTGTGGTATTACATGTGGGAACAATATTTTCTCAAGCCTATCAGGAGCATCTGCCTTTTTTGGAGTTCCAGATAACCTTTGGGAATGCAGTGAGAAAAGGCCACCGCAATCTGAGTTGGGTGAGAGCTCTCAATGCAAATTACCATTATCTTCTCATGAACATTTTCCATTGAACCAcagaaaacaattttcaaagtCTTTGCCCAAGGGCTCTGCAACCTGGCCTGAGGAAAAGCTTGTCTTACCAAGCTCAATGATTGTATCGTCTGCAATGGGTAAATCCCAGTACAAGTTTCTTAAGACATCTTTACAAAGCACACATGGTTTCCCCCATGCATGGGGCCTGGTTATTACAACTGCTGGTTGGGATGGAAGGATCAGATCATTCCAGAACTATGGATTACCAATTTTCCTTTAG
- the LOC123222716 gene encoding dof zinc finger protein DOF2.5-like isoform X2: MEEIVSKPMLERKARPQEQVNCPRCNSTNTKFCYYNNYSLTQPRYFCKTCRRYWTEGGSLRNVPVGGGSRKNKRSISSSTSSSSSSSVSSKLPDLNPPNLSHFSNSQNPKTHKGQDLNLGFQVMHETHDMSRYVGVPKTESTNNNNQQHNSLSSSYNTSSSLSDLDLLRTGIASRGLDSFIPTPMPADSNTLFPSGFALQDIKPTTLSFSIDHGLGNRYGSVHGVQENNGGMLSFFPFGELKQLSSTTEGDQNKGQGGSNGYWNGMLGGGQW; encoded by the coding sequence ATGGAGGAGATCGTTTCTAAGCCTATGTTGGAGAGAAAGGCAAGACCTCAAGAGCAAGTGAATTGTCCAAGGTGTAATTCAACAAATACAAAGTTTTGCTACTACAACAATTACAGTCTCACTCAACCAAGATATTTCTGCAAGACTTGCAGAAGGTACTGGACTGAAGGAGGTTCTTTACGAAATGTTCCTGTTGGAGGAGGTTCAAGAAAGAATAAGAGATCTATATCttcttcaacatcttcatcatcatcatcatcagttTCAAGCAAGCTCCCAGATCTAAACCCACCAAATCTTTCTCACTTTTCTAATTCTCAAAACCCTAAGACTCATAAAGGTCAGGATCTTAATCTGGGTTTTCAAGTGATGCATGAGACTCATGATATGTCTCGATATGTTGGAGTACCGAAAACTGAAAGCACCAATAACAACAATCAGCAACATAACTCCTTATCTTCTTCCTACAATACTTCATCTTCTCTTTCAGATCTAGACCTGCTCAGAACTGGAATTGCTTCAAGGGGTTTAGATTCTTTTATCCCAACGCCCATGCCAGCCGATTCAAATACGCTGTTTCCATCTGGGTTTGCTTTGCAAGATATCAAACCAACAACACTTAGTTTTTCTATTGATCATGGGCTTGGAAATAGATACGGAAGTGTCCATGGGGTTCAAGAGAATAATGGTGGGATGCTGAGCTTCTTTCCTTTTGGGGAGTTGAAACAACTCTCGAGCACAACTGAAGGTGATCAGAATAAAGGACAAGGCGGTTCCAATGGATACTGGAATGGGATGTTAGGTGGAGGACAGTGGTAA
- the LOC123222716 gene encoding dof zinc finger protein DOF2.5-like isoform X1, whose amino-acid sequence MDAAKWPQNFPDIGLAQPMEEIVSKPMLERKARPQEQVNCPRCNSTNTKFCYYNNYSLTQPRYFCKTCRRYWTEGGSLRNVPVGGGSRKNKRSISSSTSSSSSSSVSSKLPDLNPPNLSHFSNSQNPKTHKGQDLNLGFQVMHETHDMSRYVGVPKTESTNNNNQQHNSLSSSYNTSSSLSDLDLLRTGIASRGLDSFIPTPMPADSNTLFPSGFALQDIKPTTLSFSIDHGLGNRYGSVHGVQENNGGMLSFFPFGELKQLSSTTEGDQNKGQGGSNGYWNGMLGGGQW is encoded by the exons ATGGATGCTGCTAAATGGCCGCAG AATTTTCCAGATATCGGATTGGCTCAGCCCATGGAGGAGATCGTTTCTAAGCCTATGTTGGAGAGAAAGGCAAGACCTCAAGAGCAAGTGAATTGTCCAAGGTGTAATTCAACAAATACAAAGTTTTGCTACTACAACAATTACAGTCTCACTCAACCAAGATATTTCTGCAAGACTTGCAGAAGGTACTGGACTGAAGGAGGTTCTTTACGAAATGTTCCTGTTGGAGGAGGTTCAAGAAAGAATAAGAGATCTATATCttcttcaacatcttcatcatcatcatcatcagttTCAAGCAAGCTCCCAGATCTAAACCCACCAAATCTTTCTCACTTTTCTAATTCTCAAAACCCTAAGACTCATAAAGGTCAGGATCTTAATCTGGGTTTTCAAGTGATGCATGAGACTCATGATATGTCTCGATATGTTGGAGTACCGAAAACTGAAAGCACCAATAACAACAATCAGCAACATAACTCCTTATCTTCTTCCTACAATACTTCATCTTCTCTTTCAGATCTAGACCTGCTCAGAACTGGAATTGCTTCAAGGGGTTTAGATTCTTTTATCCCAACGCCCATGCCAGCCGATTCAAATACGCTGTTTCCATCTGGGTTTGCTTTGCAAGATATCAAACCAACAACACTTAGTTTTTCTATTGATCATGGGCTTGGAAATAGATACGGAAGTGTCCATGGGGTTCAAGAGAATAATGGTGGGATGCTGAGCTTCTTTCCTTTTGGGGAGTTGAAACAACTCTCGAGCACAACTGAAGGTGATCAGAATAAAGGACAAGGCGGTTCCAATGGATACTGGAATGGGATGTTAGGTGGAGGACAGTGGTAA